The sequence below is a genomic window from Nitrososphaerota archaeon.
GAGAGCCTACAGACTCTATGTACAGATCAAATTCGTTCTCATTGCTAGTTTCTGTTAAAACTGAAGCGGAAACTGGTTGCCATTTCGCATGATCTTTGCCCTTGCCGAGCTTCGCGTAAGCTTCGAGCTTAATCTTCTGCCCTGGAGCCAGTTTGACTATTGGTATTTTGTCTTCAATCGGAACTATCTCTTTGTCTTCGGACACCAAGTTGCCAGAATATACTGTTTGTACTTTGTCCCCTGCCTGAGCATCAAGGACTATCAATACTCTGCACTTTGAGCATCCCAAAGGGTTCCTGCAGTCGCACTGTTCTGGGAGTATGTACCTGTCAAGGTCTGTTTTAAGAGGCAATAGCCCTAATCTGTGGGCCAACAATTCGTCGTACATCACTGATGAGTTCTCCAAGATTACAACTTCGTCAATTGCCATGGAGGGAACTTCGCTTATAGCAAATCTTCGTATTGCGTTGGCGTAAGTTCTATCAACGCCCTTTAGCCTTACCTTTATAGCTTCATCAGATGATTCTAAAACTTCAATACTTACCATAACCAATCACCCTTCTAAAGCAACACTGCTGATTTGAATTTGTACATGCTGAACACTGCGGTAGCATGCACTCTTTGAATAATAGCCTTAAAACCTTATCTCTATTTTTACTGATGAAAATAAAAGGGCTGGGCCCCTCTTCGGGGCTCTTGGCTTATGCCTTCTTTCTTCTTGATGCTACTATGCCTACTACAGCTATTATTAGTCCTACTCCTACTATCGCATACGATACTGGACTCACCGTTTCTACTGTTACTTCTTTGATCACTTCTTTCGGTACTTCTTTTATAACTTCCTTAGGTACTTCTTTGATGACTTCCTTCGGCGCGGGGATGGTGTCTGGCAGGCCGTAAGCCATGAGTGCACCAGGTACGGCACTACCTAGATTGGGAAGTAGCCCAAAGAAGTTAGTGCCCCCGACTATCCTGAAGAGCCTTATCTTACCATCAGAGTCTGCACCTATAGTTGGCTGAACAACAGTTGAGACGCCCAAGTTAGCCTCAAATAATACCTTACCAGTATCAGCATCAAGAGCCCTCTGGAATCCATCTACAGCGGCGAACCAGACAAGTCCTCCGCTAACTATTACACCGCCTCTGAAGCCTCTGCCGTCAATGAAGTATTTCCACTTCAGTTG
It includes:
- a CDS encoding DNA-directed RNA polymerase subunit D, which encodes MVSIEVLESSDEAIKVRLKGVDRTYANAIRRFAISEVPSMAIDEVVILENSSVMYDELLAHRLGLLPLKTDLDRYILPEQCDCRNPLGCSKCRVLIVLDAQAGDKVQTVYSGNLVSEDKEIVPIEDKIPIVKLAPGQKIKLEAYAKLGKGKDHAKWQPVSASVLTETSNENEFDLYIESVGSLQASAILAKAAETLHSKLEDFSAAKGLA